Proteins co-encoded in one bacterium genomic window:
- the rpsJ gene encoding 30S ribosomal protein S10, with the protein MAEATAQKIRIRMKAYDYKLLDQSAGEIVDTAVRTGARVAGPIPLPTNKNKWTVLKGPHIDKKSREQFELRTHKRLIDILDPTPQTVDALMKLELAAGVDVEIKL; encoded by the coding sequence GGCACAGAAGATTCGGATCCGCATGAAGGCCTACGACTACAAGCTGCTCGACCAGAGCGCAGGTGAGATCGTGGACACGGCGGTGCGCACCGGCGCGCGCGTCGCGGGGCCGATTCCGCTTCCGACCAACAAGAACAAGTGGACCGTGCTGAAGGGCCCGCACATCGACAAGAAGTCGCGCGAGCAGTTCGAGCTCCGAACCCACAAGCGCCTGATCGACATCCTCGATCCGACGCCCCAGACCGTCGACGCGCTGATGAAGCTCGAGCTCGCAGCCGGTGTCGACGTGGAGATAAAGCTCTAG